In Rhineura floridana isolate rRhiFlo1 chromosome 6, rRhiFlo1.hap2, whole genome shotgun sequence, one genomic interval encodes:
- the S1PR1 gene encoding sphingosine 1-phosphate receptor 1: MDSTTGSHMKVYSDYVNYGIIIEHYNFTGKLNEKVDTGIKVSSVVFIIICCFIILENIFVLLTIWKTKKFHRPMYYFIGNLALSDLLAGVAYVANLLLSGHKTYTLTPAQWFLREGSMFVALSASVFSLLAIAIERYITMLKMKLHNGSNSSRSFLLISACWVISVILGGLPIMGWNCIKLLPSCSTVLPLYHKHYILFCTTVFTGLLLSIVVLYCRIYILVRTRSRRLTFRKNAAKATRSSEKSLALLKTVIIVLSVFIVCWSPLFILLLLDVRCKVRSCPVLLKAEYFLVLAVLNSATNPIIYTLTNKEMRRAFVKIMSCCKCPTTDSGTKFKRPIIGGIEFSRSRSDNSSHPQKDEGDSPETVVSSGNVTSSS; this comes from the coding sequence ATGGACTCTACCACAGGGTCCCATATGAAGGTCTATAGTGATTATGTCAACTATGGAATCATCATTGAGCATTACAACTTCACAGGGAAGCTAAATGAGAAAGTGGACACTGGGATCAAAGTATCTTCAGTGGTCTTTATCATCATTTGCTGCTTCATCATCCTAGAGAACATATTTGTCCTTCTGACTATCTGGAAAACCAAGAAGTTCCACAGGCCTATGTACTACTTCATTGGTAACTTGGCACTCTCTGATTTGCTAGCTGGGGTAGCTTATGTTGCCAACCTCTTATTATCTGGACACAAGACCTACACCCTCACCCCTGCCCAGTGGTTTCTTAGAGAAGGGAGCATGTTTGTGGCATTGTCTGCTTCAGTGTTCAGCCTCCTGGCCATTGCCATTGAGAGATACATTACAATGCTTAAGATGAAACTCCATAATGGCAGCAACAGTTCCCGTTCTTTCCTGTTGATCAGTGCCTGCTGGGTCATCTCTGTGATACTAGGAGGTCTCCCAATTATGGGCTGGAACTGCATCAAACTCCTACCAAGCTGTTCCACTGTACTGCCCCTCTACCATAAGCATTATATCCTGTTCTGCACCACAGTGTTCACTGGCCTCTTGTTGTCTATAGTAGTTCTTTACTGCAGGATCTACATCTTGGTAAGGACAAGGAGCCGTAGGCTGACTTTTCGAAAGAATGCTGCCAAAGCCACCAGGAGTTCCGAGAAGTCTCTGGCTCTGCTCAAGACAGTGATCATTGTTTTAAGTGTATTCATTGTCTGCTGGTCTCCTTTGTTTATCCTTCTCTTGCTGGATGTGAGATGCAAAGTCAGGTCTTGCCCAGTCCTCCTCAAAGCTGAATATTTCTTAGTACTGGCAGTTCTCAACTcggctacaaatcccatcatctatACGCTAACCAACAAGGAGATGCGGAGGGCCTTTGTCAAGATTATGTCATGCTGTAAGTGCCCCACCACAGACTCTGGAACCAAATTCAAGAGGCCAATCATTGGGGGAATTGAGTTCAGTCGAAGCAGGTCTGACAATTCCTCCCATCCGCAGAAAGATGAGGGCGACTCTCCAGAGACTGTTGTGTCTTCGGGTAATGTCACCTCCTCATCTTAG